The window GCCTCCCCATCTCCCCTTCCCACCAAGCCTCCTTTGTCCCCAGTCcatgtcctttcttttctgcaGGCTTCCGGTTCTCTCATGCTTTTTCCCTGTCAACATTTTTCTCAGGTAAGGATGAGATGTCTTTGAACTCATCCATCATACAagtaattcaatctctttgcCTAGATTAGTGTtctcatttttttactttattattgaGGTacataaaatatgacaaaaatacaAATGTACGTGTACAGcttgatgaatatatatatgtatatatatatatacacacactcatgAAAGCACTACAGATCAAGAAATAGAGCATTTCAAATACCCCAGGAAGTCCCACCGGATCCCTTCCTGTTCACTTCAGTATCCTGCACTCATGCTTTCATATCTACCTGCCTGCAGAGAGGCTCACTCAGGTCTGTCCTCTGCCAGGTGGAAGGCACCTGGCCCTGCAGGTGTCCACCGCGCCACTTGCTGGGTGAGTAAGTCTGTTGTGAAGGTCAAGTTAGCAGACGTCACTCGGCCGAAGATCTTCAAGCTCCGTTATGAGTGATAAAGATGATGTTTTGAAGTAGATTCCTATGTCTACTTCTCAACTGTTTCTGAActgggaaggggagaaagaggtTTTTAGCTTCATAAACCCTAAGATCTTGGTGCTTAGCTGGGCTCTATAGACACGGAAAGGGACTGACATTTGGGCCCCAAAATAACATATAGGCAGACAGACTGTCGGTGGGCAGTGGCCTGAAGTTTTTGGCCCAGGATTTTAGCACTCGGAATTAAGTGAGTTTTTGACCTTGACCTTGAGGCAAGCAGCTATTTTTTTACAGTTAAGGCTGGCACTAAGAAATACAGCTTACTAtttttgttatgaaatattttaaacatacaaaaaagtaTATACTGACGTAATGAACCTTCCACCTGATTTCAGTAACTCAAAACAATTTACTATatgtgcttttgaaaaaaaattcagtttaaatTCCCTTAgtcattcagattttttttctcttaaaacctAAAGGCTCTGAGTCTAAGAAATAAAGAATGTCTCTTACTGAATtaaaaacacaacacaacacaGAGGTACCACAATttaactccattttttaaaaatcagatgtgTTTTTCATCACATTGCATGCCATCTGCTAATCTAACGAAATGCTTTAATCTCAGATTGGtaaatttaaaagtttgcttCCTTTGATATGTGATTGAGGCATCTCCCCCCGATTTAGATGAGACCTCTGATGGGGTTTTGGGAGTAACTTCAGACCTCTGATGGAGTAGTGGGAGTAAATGCAAGTTGAACCAGACTTGGGTCTGGCCTGCATCACTTAAGTCATTTATCTCAATCTTCAGTGAGGAATGGGTCTTGGAATCTATTTTGTTCTTTCCCTCCAACCACACATACACAAGGAGCAACTGGGGACCCAGTCCTGGAAGACTGGGAGGCTACACCATGTCACAGAAAATTTTAGCAGATGCGGAATGAGAAGAGCAGCACAAGCATTTTAGAAAATTGCTGAACGGGCCTAGAGGGGACAAAGTTACTGCCAGTGGAGAGTTAGCATGAAAAATCCTGTGTTCTGAGGGAACATGTCCAAAAAAAGTAGGAAATTGGAACTTTAAGGGAAGACACAGACAAACTGAAGCCTGTTAAAGGGCAGCCAGGCAGATTAGGTTCAGGCACGGGTTTGTTACTGTTTTGGTGGGTCAACCAGTCAGGGTTGTccaaagaaactgagaaattgAATTCAGAGGATGGACATACATATTAATACATATACATgaacacacatactcacacatacacatatgcacccccatacagatacacacacatgcacacatgtacatatgTATACCTATGTTCACATATACATAGAAAGAGATTTAAGGAACAGGCTCACGTGATGGTGGGTGCTGGCAAGTCTGAAGTTTGTGGTGCAGGAAGCAAGGTGGAGactggggcgggggcggggggtggtAAGCTGTGGTCTAGgaacagaatttcttcttctccaggaaaGCTCAGTTTTTGCTCTTGAGGCCTTCAACTGAAATTGAGGCCCACCCACTTCTAGGAGAATAATCTATCTTACTTCAAGTcaactgactgcagatgtcagCAACAGCCATGAAGTATCCTCACAGCAATACCTGGATGAGTGTTTGATTAAGTAACTGGCTCCTACAGCATAACCAAGCTGAGAGGCAAAACTGACCATCACAGCTGGATTATCCCGTCTAGGATGGTGGCGTTCCGGGAGGGAATTCTGATGATACACAACTCACAGATTTGATGCACTTAccccagtgtattagttagggttctctagagtaacAGAATCAACAgcaaacactcacaaatataaaatttacaaaggtgtctcatgtgactgcaggaatgcagagtccaaaatccacagggcaggctgtgaagccgacgattccgatggagggtctggacgaactccacaggagaggctcgctggccgaagcaggaagagagcctgtctcttctgaatcctccttaaaaggcttcccgtgattagattaagcattactcactgcagaagacactcccctttggctgattacaaatggaatcagctgtggatgcaggtgacgtgatcatgatttaattctaacaaatgtcctcattgcagcagacaagccagcacttgcccaaccagacaaacaggtccttggccaagctgacacatgaacctgaccatgacacccagaGTTCTAAAAAATATGTTTGAGAAGCAAATGGATAGTCATGAagaaagatggagagagaaactgagagaccAACATGTTGGAAAAGAAATGTCACTGAAATCCTGCAAATGCACAGGGCCCTACACAAGGTAGAGAAGAAAAAGGACCATCTTAAAAGAAAAGGACTTAACAAAAGGACCAACTTAAGGAACAGGCCGGACTGCACGCCTTTGATTATCCTGAAAGGCCAAGGAACCGTCTGGACTTCTCGTTGTGGACGGCAGGTCACTCGCATCCCCTTTTCAGGAGTCCCAGGCTGCGGCTGCTGGCCGAACTCCAACTCCATCAGCGTCGGCGCGGACGCGTCTCCCAAGACAGCAAGACGCGGAGAAACGGTCATGCACTTCAATTCCAATGACCGTTATTAACGCCCAAGGACAAGATAATCTGACGCCAGCCTTACACTCCCGGGCTTGGCTTGCAAAGAAACGTAGCACTTGATTTTCCTCCGGCTCCGCGCCCTTCGCGCCCGTGTCTGCGCCTCCTTTCTCGGCGGGCCTCTGAAGACCTGCGCTGAAACGCTGGGCTGGGCATAATTGATACAGGGGAAAAATAACGAACCAGTAAGCGACGGCGTGGTCTGGAGCGAATTCACGCAGCGAGCCTGACCCGGCCCAGGCCTGTCCTGGGCACACACCCCCGCGCACACGGGCCGGCTTCTCCGGCCTCAGAAGCGGGCCAGGCCTTCCGCAGGGTCCAGTCCCGTCCTCGGCGCACACCGCCATCTCCGCTGAATAAAAAGCTCAGAGACACTTTCACAGAATGTCCGACTCTAAACAGCTCCTCGAGGGGCCGCTCTCTCCCTCCCCCGGGGAAGCGCCGAGCAGGATGTCGCCGCGCCCAGGGAACCCGGCCAAGGCGGGATGGAAGACGGCGTGGGAAGGGACAGCCAGTGCGCAGGCGCGTGGTGGGGCGGCGATGGGAGGGGGCAGAGGTCGGGGAGGgcgaagggggaggggaaggggaagggagggggaagatgggaaggggaggggagggaggggaaagtaggtgaagggggaggggaaggggaggggagggggggaaggggaagggagggggacgAGGGgaaggggcggggagggggaagaggggagggggaggggaaggggaggggcgggggaggggaaagtagggggaggggaaggggaggggaggggggaggggaaggggaagagagggggaagaggggaaggggaggggagggaggggaaggtaggggagggggaggggaaggggaggggagggggaggggaaggggaggggagggggaggggaaggggaggggagggaggggaagtagggggagggggaggggaaagtagggggagggggaggggaaagtaggggagggggaggggaaagtaggggagggggaggggaaagtaggggagggggaggggaaggggaagggagggggaaggggggaggggggaggggataGAGGGGGCGTCCCGGGTGGTCACGCGACGGCGGGCGTTCTCCTCAGCAGCCCCACGCGGGCGCCTCCGGAGAAGGAAGCGGCCGCGGTGGGGTGACCGAGGAGCAGGCCGGTGAGAAAGCGGCTGCCCCTGACGCCGCGCGACGGCGACCCGGGACGCCCCGGCTGCTTCCGCGCCCGCAGCCGGGTGGGCGGGCGTCGTCGGGGCAGCAGGGCCGGGGCCGCCTCCCGCCCTCCGTCCGGACCGGTCAGCCTCCCAGGCGGGCGTCCCGGCGGGAAGGAGCCCTCGCAGGCTCCTGGCCTGGCTTGGAGCCGGGTGTGGTGGAAATGCCAGTGCAGGGCAGCAAGAAGTCGTCGAGGGCCCCAGATTCCAGAACGTGGCAGAAAGGACCAATGAGAACCTGAGGAGCACGAGATCAGAGAGAGACTAGGAAGACGGAGAAGGCTCGGGAAGGACAGGCGAGGTCCGGAGGGGAGGAGGCCAGCCCTCCAGCCGGAGCTCGGGACTTGTCCGGTGGCCCTGCCTGCGCCGCGGGACGCTGAGCTCCCTGACATTCCTCCTGA is drawn from Tamandua tetradactyla isolate mTamTet1 chromosome 5, mTamTet1.pri, whole genome shotgun sequence and contains these coding sequences:
- the LOC143682943 gene encoding uncharacterized protein LOC143682943, encoding MAVCAEDGTGPCGRPGPLLRPEKPARVRGGVCPGQAWAGSGSLREFAPDHAVAYWFVIFPLYQLCPAQRFSAGLQRPAEKGGADTGAKGAEPEENQVLRFFASQARECKAGVRLSCPWALITVIGIEVHDRFSASCCLGRRVRADADGVGVRPAAAAWDS